The following are from one region of the Gloeomargarita sp. SKYB120 genome:
- a CDS encoding site-specific DNA-methyltransferase, which yields MDQTAHTPKERQFFEALGQLFIGAPVEGESGLAHLMHLKARYYQRRVLPHLKAAIDRALAPFPEFREELFDRLYSFFRRYFTEAGAIAHEPVYELIYTSDRDVMLFWKTHRLYYVKTERQVRSMTVEIDGWRFLLDVSGWRPAANEKQAFLYRFQKQRSDGTLVLQVTASGRGRRTQIAEIQRDIRQHTGLEVDEATLSQVLRLFERQQDVDYFIHKDARQFLREQFHQWLYRYLFEPEQQRGTLWSERRLRQLQVLKDIAEQVIDFIAQFEEELARLWNKPRFVLDSHYLITLDRIAAQEGGLALLEQLVTHPGMAAQCQEWRDLGMVAAGFTPAQLWVENLWGRFLHERYQYLPLDTRYFPDMELAILSLFDPLDQQLDGWLVHSENYQALNTLLPKFRGRVKCIYIDPPYNTGGDEFIYRDRFRRSSWLTMMENRLRLAREWLRDDGVIFVSVDDGEQATLRQLLETIFGPENFVNNLIWQKKYAPQNDARWLSDNHDFLVLFAKNKEKWRPGLLPRTLDQNRRYQNPDRDPRGPWQSDNLAVKTYSPAGDYPITTPTGRVVYPPQGYCWRVSRERFQELLADNRIWFGRDGHGVPRLKRFLHEIKQGVTPLTLWTYAEVGHTQEAKQELKRMLSGTEAVFGTPKPVRLLQRVVTIGCGDDPEALVLDFFAGSGTTAQAVLDLNRRDGGRRKYLLVEMGETFDTVLLPRLKRAIFSDLWKNGQAQATGRGISHFAKYFRLEQYEDILRRARYQDDLETVAPEQSIFQCDLKLLDNAETGEPVVEWADGEMRVILNRLYADMDIAETLSCLTGQWIRRITATQPSHVEWEEGTLVDVNNPPCHWVKPLLYW from the coding sequence ATGGACCAGACGGCTCACACCCCCAAGGAGCGACAGTTTTTTGAGGCGCTAGGGCAACTGTTCATCGGCGCGCCCGTCGAGGGGGAGTCGGGTTTGGCCCATCTGATGCATCTCAAGGCTCGCTATTACCAGAGACGGGTTTTGCCCCATCTCAAGGCGGCGATTGACCGCGCGCTGGCCCCTTTCCCCGAATTTCGGGAGGAGCTGTTTGACCGTCTTTACAGCTTCTTTCGCCGCTATTTCACGGAGGCGGGGGCGATTGCCCACGAACCGGTCTATGAACTGATTTACACCAGCGACCGGGACGTGATGTTGTTCTGGAAAACCCATCGGCTCTACTACGTCAAAACTGAACGCCAGGTGCGCAGCATGACTGTGGAGATAGACGGTTGGCGCTTTTTACTGGATGTCTCCGGTTGGCGGCCTGCGGCGAACGAGAAACAGGCGTTCCTGTATCGCTTCCAGAAACAGCGCTCGGACGGGACACTGGTCTTGCAGGTAACCGCCAGTGGACGGGGGCGCCGGACACAGATTGCGGAGATTCAACGGGACATCCGCCAGCACACCGGCCTGGAGGTGGACGAGGCAACGCTAAGCCAGGTCTTGCGTCTTTTCGAGCGCCAGCAGGACGTGGACTACTTTATCCACAAAGACGCCCGCCAGTTTCTACGGGAGCAGTTTCACCAGTGGCTCTACCGCTATCTCTTTGAACCTGAACAGCAGCGGGGAACCTTGTGGAGCGAACGGCGTCTCCGCCAGCTCCAGGTTCTCAAGGACATAGCCGAACAAGTCATTGATTTCATCGCCCAGTTTGAGGAGGAGCTGGCCCGCCTCTGGAATAAACCTAGGTTTGTCCTAGACAGTCACTACCTGATCACCCTCGACCGGATCGCCGCCCAGGAGGGAGGTCTTGCCCTGCTGGAACAGCTTGTAACTCACCCTGGCATGGCCGCTCAATGTCAGGAGTGGCGCGACCTGGGCATGGTGGCGGCTGGATTCACACCTGCGCAGCTATGGGTGGAAAATCTTTGGGGCCGGTTTTTGCACGAACGCTACCAGTATCTGCCCCTGGACACGCGCTACTTCCCAGACATGGAGCTGGCCATCCTGTCGCTGTTCGACCCTCTAGACCAGCAACTCGACGGCTGGCTGGTTCATAGCGAGAACTATCAGGCCCTAAACACACTCCTTCCCAAGTTTCGCGGGCGCGTGAAGTGCATCTATATTGACCCGCCCTACAACACCGGCGGCGATGAGTTCATTTACCGCGACCGCTTCCGGCGCAGTAGCTGGTTGACGATGATGGAGAATCGCTTGCGCTTGGCGCGGGAATGGCTGCGGGACGATGGGGTGATCTTCGTCAGCGTGGACGACGGCGAGCAGGCGACCCTGCGGCAACTGCTGGAAACCATTTTTGGTCCAGAGAACTTCGTCAACAATCTCATCTGGCAAAAGAAGTACGCTCCCCAGAACGATGCCCGCTGGTTGTCGGATAATCACGACTTCCTGGTGCTGTTTGCCAAAAATAAAGAGAAGTGGCGTCCCGGTTTATTGCCGCGCACCCTTGACCAAAACCGGCGGTACCAAAACCCGGACCGCGACCCCCGAGGCCCCTGGCAGTCAGACAACTTGGCCGTGAAAACCTATTCACCGGCGGGCGATTACCCCATCACCACACCGACAGGACGGGTGGTTTACCCGCCCCAGGGCTATTGCTGGCGCGTCTCCCGGGAACGGTTCCAGGAATTGCTGGCCGATAACCGCATTTGGTTCGGGCGGGATGGTCACGGAGTGCCTCGTTTGAAACGTTTCCTGCACGAAATTAAGCAGGGTGTGACGCCCCTGACCCTGTGGACCTATGCGGAGGTCGGGCATACCCAGGAGGCCAAACAGGAACTGAAACGGATGCTCAGTGGCACGGAAGCGGTCTTTGGCACGCCGAAGCCGGTGCGTTTGCTCCAGCGGGTCGTGACCATTGGTTGCGGCGACGACCCCGAAGCTCTGGTGCTCGACTTTTTTGCTGGCTCTGGGACCACCGCCCAGGCGGTTTTGGACCTCAATCGCCGGGATGGCGGACGCCGCAAGTACCTGCTGGTTGAGATGGGAGAGACCTTCGACACCGTGCTGTTACCTCGCCTCAAAAGGGCCATCTTTTCCGACCTTTGGAAAAACGGTCAAGCCCAAGCCACAGGCCGGGGCATCAGCCACTTCGCCAAGTACTTCCGGTTGGAACAGTACGAGGACATTTTGCGCCGGGCGCGCTACCAAGATGACCTGGAAACGGTAGCTCCAGAACAGTCCATCTTTCAGTGCGACCTCAAGCTGCTGGACAATGCCGAAACCGGCGAGCCGGTCGTCGAGTGGGCCGATGGGGAGATGCGCGTCATCCTGAACCGGCTGTACGCCGACATGGACATTGCCGAAACCCTGTCCTGTCTCACGGGCCAGTGGATACGACGCATCACCGCCACCCAGCCTAGCCACGTGGAATGGGAGGAAGGGACCTTGGTAGACGTGAACAACCCGCCCTGCCACTGGGTCAAACCTCTACTGTATTGGTGA
- a CDS encoding inorganic diphosphatase, which produces MEVSRIPPQPAEGLVHLIIEIPGGSRNKYELDKELGVIKLDRVLYSSVQYPFDYGFIPNTLGDDGDPLDGLVMMDEPTFPGCLVVARPIGMLEMTDQGQQDEKLLCVPADDPRYATYKSLSDVPAHRLAEIAEFFRTYKNLENKKVEIGEWKDVYAVKPLISRAIAAYQQQQT; this is translated from the coding sequence GTGGAGGTCAGTCGCATTCCCCCCCAGCCCGCCGAAGGGCTTGTGCATTTAATCATTGAAATTCCTGGCGGGTCGCGCAACAAGTACGAGCTGGACAAGGAACTCGGTGTGATCAAGCTCGACCGGGTGTTGTACTCGTCGGTGCAGTATCCCTTTGACTACGGCTTTATCCCCAACACCTTAGGCGACGACGGCGACCCCTTGGATGGCCTGGTGATGATGGATGAACCCACGTTTCCGGGGTGCTTGGTGGTGGCGCGGCCCATTGGTATGTTGGAGATGACGGACCAGGGGCAACAGGACGAAAAACTGTTGTGCGTGCCGGCGGACGACCCCCGCTACGCCACCTACAAGTCCCTCAGCGACGTGCCCGCCCACCGGTTGGCCGAAATTGCCGAATTCTTCCGCACCTACAAGAACCTAGAGAATAAAAAGGTTGAAATCGGCGAGTGGAAAGATGTCTATGCGGTGAAACCCTTGATCAGTCGAGCGATTGCCGCATATCAACAACAACAAACGTAA
- a CDS encoding aspartate 1-decarboxylase produces the protein MWRVFLLSKLHNARLTGTYPDYTGSIAIDADLLDKAGILPYEQVQVANISNGQRLVTYAIPAPAGSGRVELNGAAAHCGQVGDRLIIMTYGLLPPERWSQHIPRVLQLDEQNRVMSADITPLPSL, from the coding sequence ATGTGGCGCGTCTTTTTGCTCAGCAAATTGCACAACGCCCGCTTAACCGGCACCTATCCCGATTACACCGGCAGCATCGCCATTGACGCCGATTTGCTAGATAAAGCTGGAATCTTACCCTACGAGCAGGTGCAGGTGGCTAACATCAGCAATGGTCAGCGGTTGGTCACCTATGCTATCCCTGCGCCTGCTGGTTCAGGACGGGTTGAACTCAACGGGGCGGCGGCCCACTGCGGCCAGGTGGGGGACCGGTTGATCATCATGACCTACGGTTTGCTACCCCCTGAACGCTGGTCCCAGCATATCCCCCGCGTACTGCAGTTGGATGAACAGAATCGGGTGATGAGCGCCGACATTACTCCTCTTCCGTCCCTATAA
- the miaB gene encoding tRNA (N6-isopentenyl adenosine(37)-C2)-methylthiotransferase MiaB produces MPRTYHIVTFGCQMNRADSERMAGILDALGWQAVEDEDQADLVLYNTCTIRDNAEQKVYSYLGRQVKRKRENPHLTLVVAGCVAQQEGERLLRRVPELDLVMGPQYANRLGDLLEQVEQGQQVVATDEIDIIEDITKPRRSSRVTAWVNVIYGCNEHCTYCVVPLVRGKEQSRQPEAIKNEIMDLAAQGYKEVTLLGQNIDAYGRDLGTRPDGRYRVTLTDLLYYIHDVPGIERIRFVTSHPRYFTERLIRACAELPKVCEHFHIPFQSGDNDILKAMQRGYTRERYVQIIEKIRHYIPDAAISADAIVGFPGETEAQFEQTLRLVEEVGFDQLNTAAYSPRPGTPAATWPNQVPDEVKQDRLQRLNRLVAQVAAQRSQRYLGRVEEVLIEGVNPKDPTQGMGRTRTNRLTFVVGATEPGQLVPVKITEARAFSLTGVAQN; encoded by the coding sequence ATGCCCCGCACCTATCACATCGTCACCTTTGGGTGTCAAATGAACCGCGCCGACTCGGAGCGGATGGCCGGTATTCTGGATGCGTTGGGCTGGCAAGCAGTGGAAGACGAAGACCAAGCCGATTTGGTGCTGTACAACACCTGTACAATCCGCGACAACGCCGAGCAGAAGGTGTATTCCTACCTGGGGCGGCAAGTCAAACGGAAGCGCGAAAATCCCCATTTAACGTTGGTGGTGGCGGGGTGTGTGGCCCAGCAAGAAGGGGAACGGCTCTTGCGGCGGGTGCCGGAGTTGGATTTGGTGATGGGGCCGCAGTACGCCAACCGCTTGGGCGATTTACTGGAGCAAGTGGAACAGGGGCAGCAGGTGGTTGCCACCGATGAAATTGACATTATCGAAGACATTACCAAGCCCCGGCGCAGCAGTCGCGTCACCGCCTGGGTGAATGTGATCTATGGCTGCAACGAGCACTGTACCTACTGCGTGGTGCCCCTGGTGCGCGGCAAAGAGCAATCCCGGCAACCGGAGGCCATCAAAAACGAAATCATGGACTTGGCGGCGCAGGGGTATAAGGAGGTGACGCTGCTGGGGCAAAACATTGACGCCTACGGGCGGGACTTGGGGACGCGGCCAGACGGGCGGTACCGGGTGACCCTGACGGATTTGCTGTATTACATCCATGACGTGCCGGGGATTGAGCGGATTCGCTTTGTCACTAGCCATCCCCGCTACTTTACCGAGCGGTTGATCCGCGCCTGCGCCGAATTGCCCAAGGTGTGCGAGCACTTCCACATTCCATTCCAGTCAGGGGACAATGACATTCTCAAAGCCATGCAGCGGGGCTATACCCGCGAACGCTACGTGCAGATCATCGAAAAAATCCGGCATTACATTCCCGATGCCGCCATCAGCGCCGATGCCATTGTGGGATTTCCCGGGGAAACCGAGGCCCAGTTTGAACAGACGCTGCGCTTGGTAGAGGAAGTCGGTTTTGACCAGTTGAACACGGCGGCCTACTCGCCGCGACCGGGCACACCGGCGGCTACCTGGCCGAATCAAGTCCCTGATGAGGTGAAACAGGACCGGCTGCAACGGTTGAATCGTCTAGTAGCGCAGGTGGCGGCCCAGCGGTCCCAGCGCTATCTCGGTCGAGTCGAAGAGGTGCTCATCGAGGGCGTCAACCCCAAAGACCCTACCCAAGGCATGGGCCGCACCCGTACTAACCGGTTGACCTTTGTGGTGGGCGCGACGGAACCGGGTCAACTCGTGCCAGTGAAAATTACGGAAGCGCGGGCGTTTAGCTTAACCGGGGTAGCCCAGAACTAG
- a CDS encoding type 1 glutamine amidotransferase has protein sequence MRFLVVKHVPEEGLGLIAPWCAEAGIAVEVVELGQGEPLPSPVGYQAVWVMGGPMNVDQEAEYPWLVGEKRWIRQVVQDYQIPYIGVCLGAQLLAEALGGRVGAMPRPEVGLTPVYLTPCAQDHPLLRGLPTPFVALHWHGQEVQALPPQAKRLASSDLCQVQAFSVGDWALGLQFHLEADAATVRDWCRLPDYADDFIQAMGATGAQALVAKMDEESPRMTQVARQLFANICAMVERRWRA, from the coding sequence ATGCGATTTTTGGTGGTCAAGCACGTGCCGGAGGAGGGGTTGGGTCTGATTGCGCCTTGGTGTGCTGAGGCGGGGATTGCGGTTGAGGTGGTGGAACTGGGTCAAGGTGAACCGTTGCCGTCGCCGGTGGGCTACCAGGCGGTGTGGGTGATGGGCGGCCCGATGAACGTGGACCAGGAAGCAGAATACCCCTGGCTAGTTGGGGAAAAACGGTGGATTCGCCAGGTGGTGCAGGACTATCAAATTCCCTACATCGGCGTGTGTCTGGGGGCGCAGTTGTTGGCTGAAGCGTTGGGTGGTCGTGTAGGGGCGATGCCCCGGCCCGAGGTGGGGTTGACACCAGTGTACCTGACGCCCTGCGCCCAGGACCATCCCTTGCTGCGGGGATTGCCCACGCCGTTTGTGGCGCTCCACTGGCACGGGCAAGAGGTGCAAGCGTTACCCCCACAAGCGAAACGGCTCGCCTCGTCAGACCTGTGCCAGGTGCAGGCGTTCAGCGTGGGGGACTGGGCGCTCGGGTTGCAGTTTCACCTGGAGGCGGACGCGGCAACGGTGCGAGATTGGTGTCGCCTGCCGGATTATGCCGATGATTTCATCCAGGCCATGGGGGCAACAGGCGCGCAGGCGCTGGTGGCGAAAATGGATGAAGAATCCCCCCGGATGACCCAGGTGGCGCGGCAATTGTTTGCCAATATCTGCGCGATGGTGGAACGGCGCTGGCGCGCATGA
- a CDS encoding TMEM165/GDT1 family protein: MDWRVFLVVFSTVFFAELGDKTQLATVLFAAERTASKWLVFSGAALALVLTSGLGVLFGESLTHVVHPKFLHYLAGAGFIVIGFLTLLKA; encoded by the coding sequence ATGGACTGGCGCGTATTTTTGGTTGTATTTAGTACGGTTTTTTTTGCTGAGTTGGGTGACAAAACTCAGTTGGCGACGGTGTTGTTTGCGGCAGAACGAACGGCCAGCAAATGGTTAGTCTTCAGTGGCGCGGCGTTGGCTTTGGTTCTTACATCAGGTCTAGGAGTTCTATTCGGCGAGAGCTTGACCCACGTTGTGCATCCTAAATTCCTGCACTATCTTGCAGGGGCTGGTTTTATTGTCATTGGTTTCTTGACGTTACTCAAGGCCTAA